Proteins encoded by one window of Armatimonadota bacterium:
- a CDS encoding sigma-70 family RNA polymerase sigma factor translates to MVSDAIQTIPIQVAAPADPQARSEERAWLDRCALGDRQAIDWVLHRYRDRIVHVAATVLRNPREAEDVAQEAFIKAFRQIGQFRAESGFYAWLYRIVVNLCLDKMRRKHVTAEVSLDAAPPALAASSPDLDKKILVQQLLNSLSPTIRAALLLRDVEGFDYAEIAVLLEIPVGTVRSRLNAARKQFRQRWLALQAEENRV, encoded by the coding sequence ATGGTTAGCGATGCCATACAGACTATTCCGATTCAAGTCGCAGCGCCGGCCGATCCGCAGGCCAGGTCCGAAGAGCGCGCCTGGCTGGATCGGTGCGCCCTCGGGGACCGTCAGGCTATCGACTGGGTGCTTCACAGGTATCGTGATCGGATTGTTCACGTTGCGGCAACCGTGCTCCGCAACCCGCGGGAGGCCGAGGATGTTGCGCAGGAGGCCTTCATCAAGGCTTTCCGCCAGATCGGCCAATTTCGCGCTGAGAGCGGCTTCTATGCGTGGCTCTATCGCATCGTGGTGAACCTTTGCCTCGACAAGATGCGCCGGAAGCACGTGACGGCGGAGGTCTCACTGGATGCTGCGCCGCCGGCGCTTGCGGCATCATCACCCGACCTCGACAAGAAGATTCTGGTCCAGCAACTGCTCAATTCGCTGAGCCCAACCATTCGGGCTGCGCTGCTGCTCCGCGATGTTGAGGGCTTTGACTACGCCGAGATCGCGGTGCTGCTGGAGATTCCCGTCGGCACAGTCCGTTCGCGTCTGAATGCTGCTCGCAAGCAGTTCCGTCAGAGGTGGCTGGCACTGCAGGCCGAGGAAAACCGTGTTTGA